In one Neobacillus sp. CF12 genomic region, the following are encoded:
- a CDS encoding ReoY family proteolytic degradation factor, translating to MATPVSVNEKKDFIRWFLNHYQLKRRECVWILNYLMSHDQLMEKVHFVEQAQYCPRGLIMSTHCVDKVPFRFYKENVMTTDAEKSFHDIRLNRDEDIFIQLNFHASNQAHQYAAVLEENPFVPKHLQVNEKDGIVAEQFLQNSIERFQREKLLQLIDEALDKQDKIAFSALTEKLNQLKEAEKNGSLR from the coding sequence ATGGCAACCCCTGTTTCTGTCAACGAGAAAAAGGACTTTATTCGTTGGTTTTTAAATCATTATCAATTAAAAAGAAGAGAATGTGTTTGGATTCTTAATTATTTAATGAGTCACGACCAATTAATGGAGAAGGTTCATTTTGTAGAGCAAGCACAGTATTGTCCGCGCGGTTTGATTATGTCAACTCACTGCGTTGATAAAGTACCATTTCGCTTTTATAAGGAAAATGTTATGACAACTGATGCTGAAAAATCCTTTCATGATATTCGGTTAAATCGTGACGAAGATATTTTTATTCAATTAAACTTTCATGCTTCTAATCAAGCGCATCAATATGCGGCAGTATTAGAAGAAAATCCATTTGTTCCCAAACACCTTCAAGTAAATGAAAAAGACGGTATTGTAGCAGAACAATTTTTACAAAACAGTATTGAGCGGTTTCAACGAGAAAAGCTGCTTCAATTAATTGATGAAGCACTTGATAAGCAGGATAAAATTGCTTTTAGTGCATTAACAGAAAAGCTAAATCAACTAAAAGAAGCAGAGAAAAATGGAAGCTTGCGCTAA
- a CDS encoding YpiF family protein yields the protein MKWVSKDIETYLTAKEYVDTAVIPLYSVSLGNEMLQSASSAEFITLLTNYLERQFTGRLLLVPPFTYLKNDNPEGIILQLKKWEDNIEKNEFKHIFYITSESDWKMYENQLSGSLIWLPALPLEHLSDSQKVSMIESQVKQLLSLFTQKWHENL from the coding sequence ATGAAGTGGGTTTCAAAGGATATAGAAACATATTTAACGGCAAAGGAATACGTGGATACAGCAGTTATCCCCTTATACTCTGTATCATTAGGGAATGAAATGTTGCAATCAGCCTCAAGCGCTGAATTTATTACGTTACTTACCAACTACTTAGAAAGACAATTTACTGGAAGACTCTTGTTGGTTCCACCTTTTACATACTTAAAGAATGATAATCCAGAAGGTATTATTCTGCAGTTGAAGAAATGGGAAGATAATATTGAGAAGAACGAGTTTAAACATATTTTTTACATAACGTCAGAGAGCGATTGGAAAATGTATGAGAATCAGCTTTCAGGTTCACTTATCTGGCTTCCGGCCCTTCCACTTGAACATTTGAGTGATTCCCAAAAGGTTTCCATGATTGAGAGCCAGGTAAAGCAGCTGTTGAGCCTTTTTACGCAAAAATGGCATGAAAATTTGTAA
- a CDS encoding ubiquinol-cytochrome c reductase iron-sulfur subunit — protein sequence MSMSKHRVSRRQFLTYTLTGVGGFMAAGMLMPMVRFAIDPVLTAEAGGDFIATPLKISDITSEPQRVDFTFEQKDAWYTSDVTNTAWVYKDEQDNIVALSPVCKHLGCTVAWGTDKAHPDEFFCPCHFGRYTKDGTNVKGTPPIAPLDVYPLQEKDGLLYLGKAEPKTKEA from the coding sequence ATAAGCATGAGTAAGCATCGCGTATCAAGAAGACAATTTTTAACTTACACACTTACAGGTGTAGGGGGATTTATGGCAGCAGGAATGTTAATGCCAATGGTTCGTTTTGCAATTGATCCAGTATTAACTGCAGAAGCAGGTGGAGATTTTATTGCAACTCCATTGAAGATTTCCGACATTACTTCAGAACCACAACGAGTTGATTTCACGTTTGAGCAAAAGGATGCTTGGTATACTTCAGACGTTACAAATACTGCCTGGGTTTATAAGGATGAACAGGATAACATAGTTGCCCTATCTCCAGTCTGTAAACATTTAGGCTGTACAGTTGCTTGGGGTACTGATAAAGCACATCCTGACGAATTTTTCTGTCCATGTCACTTTGGACGATATACAAAGGATGGAACAAACGTTAAAGGGACTCCACCAATTGCACCACTGGATGTATATCCATTACAAGAAAAAGACGGTTTACTTTATTTAGGTAAAGCTGAGCCTAAGACAAAGGAGGCGTAA
- the qcrB gene encoding menaquinol-cytochrome c reductase cytochrome b subunit → MLNKIYDWVDERLDITPLWRDIADHEVPEHVNPAHHFSAFVYCFGGMTFFVTVIQILSGMFLTMYYVPDIKNAWESVFYLQNQVAFGQIVRGMHHWGASLVIVMMFLHTLRVFFQGAYKKPRELNWIVGVLIFFIMLALGLTGYLLPWDMKALFATKVTLQIIEATPFIGVHLKTLLSGHETIVGAQTLTRFFAIHVFFLPAALFGLMAAHFMMIRKQGISGPL, encoded by the coding sequence TTGTTAAACAAAATTTACGATTGGGTAGATGAACGTTTAGATATTACGCCTTTGTGGCGCGATATCGCAGATCATGAGGTTCCTGAGCATGTCAATCCAGCGCATCACTTTTCTGCGTTTGTTTACTGTTTTGGCGGTATGACATTCTTTGTTACTGTTATTCAAATTCTTTCTGGTATGTTCTTAACGATGTACTATGTACCAGATATTAAAAACGCGTGGGAATCTGTATTCTACTTGCAAAATCAAGTAGCTTTCGGTCAAATTGTACGCGGAATGCATCACTGGGGTGCTAGTTTAGTTATTGTAATGATGTTCTTACATACATTACGCGTTTTCTTCCAAGGCGCATACAAAAAGCCTCGTGAACTTAACTGGATTGTTGGGGTACTCATTTTCTTCATCATGCTAGCTTTAGGTTTAACAGGTTATTTATTACCTTGGGATATGAAAGCGTTGTTCGCTACAAAAGTTACACTTCAAATTATAGAAGCAACACCGTTTATTGGTGTTCATCTTAAAACGTTACTATCGGGTCATGAGACGATTGTTGGTGCTCAAACCTTAACTCGTTTCTTTGCGATTCACGTGTTCTTCTTACCTGCTGCTTTATTTGGCTTAATGGCAGCTCACTTCATGATGATTCGTAAACAGGGTATTTCTGGACCACTATAA
- a CDS encoding menaquinol-cytochrome c reductase cytochrome b/c subunit, whose amino-acid sequence MHRGKGMKFVGDSRVLAPEARTKKNIPKDYSEYPGKTEAFWPNFLLKEWLVGAVFLVGILCLTVAHPSPLERIADPSDTGYVPMPDWYFLFLYQLLKYEFAAGPYTVVGAMVIPGLAFGALLLAPFLDRGPERRPSKRPLATSFMLLAIAAITFLTWQSASTHDWEAAKEYGKIVATADIDKTSEEYKIASDNTCLSCHGDAFQGGAAAPSLVDTGLSAEEISKIAKEGIGAMPPGVFKGDDEQLKKLSEYIANLGK is encoded by the coding sequence ATGCATCGCGGTAAAGGAATGAAGTTCGTTGGTGACTCACGTGTATTGGCACCTGAGGCACGTACGAAAAAGAATATTCCGAAGGATTACTCAGAGTACCCTGGTAAAACAGAGGCATTTTGGCCTAACTTCCTTTTGAAAGAATGGTTGGTAGGTGCAGTATTTCTTGTCGGTATTTTATGTTTAACAGTTGCACATCCTAGTCCACTTGAAAGGATTGCGGATCCGTCAGATACAGGATATGTTCCAATGCCGGACTGGTATTTCTTATTCTTATATCAATTGCTGAAGTATGAATTCGCAGCAGGACCTTACACAGTAGTCGGTGCGATGGTTATTCCAGGACTAGCTTTTGGAGCATTACTATTAGCGCCTTTCCTAGATCGTGGACCAGAGCGACGTCCAAGTAAGCGTCCATTAGCTACTAGCTTTATGCTATTAGCAATAGCGGCGATTACATTTTTAACATGGCAGTCTGCTTCTACCCACGATTGGGAAGCTGCAAAAGAATATGGTAAAATCGTAGCAACCGCTGACATTGACAAGACATCTGAAGAATACAAAATTGCCTCAGATAATACTTGTTTATCTTGTCACGGTGATGCCTTCCAGGGTGGAGCAGCTGCACCATCTTTGGTGGATACTGGATTATCTGCAGAAGAAATTTCAAAAATTGCAAAAGAAGGTATAGGAGCTATGCCTCCAGGAGTTTTCAAAGGTGACGACGAACAGCTTAAAAAGCTTTCTGAATACATTGCGAACTTAGGGAAATAA
- a CDS encoding DUF1405 domain-containing protein, producing MKWIYPLLANRSFLLLLLIINIAGTIYGYVWYGWQLKETPALFLIFVPDSPTASLFFVFVIAAFLLKKNWPLMEALAIVTLFKYGIWAVVMNLLVFFAQGELDWIGVMLIFSHFAMAVQAILYSPFYRFKWWHLIVTAIWTLHNDVIDYVFFMLPRYHMLNEVTPQIGYFTFWLSILSIIIGYYFVLRPTRFKLELK from the coding sequence GTGAAATGGATTTATCCTCTATTGGCCAATAGATCATTTTTACTATTGTTATTGATAATCAATATTGCTGGAACGATTTACGGCTACGTATGGTATGGCTGGCAATTAAAAGAAACACCTGCTTTATTTCTAATATTTGTTCCGGACAGCCCTACAGCAAGTTTATTTTTTGTCTTTGTTATCGCTGCATTCCTTTTAAAAAAGAATTGGCCCCTTATGGAAGCACTTGCAATTGTAACTTTATTTAAATATGGAATATGGGCTGTAGTAATGAATCTCCTAGTCTTCTTTGCTCAAGGAGAGTTAGATTGGATTGGGGTCATGTTGATTTTTTCACATTTTGCTATGGCAGTCCAAGCAATATTATATTCTCCCTTTTATCGTTTTAAATGGTGGCATCTAATTGTCACAGCGATTTGGACACTACATAATGATGTTATTGACTACGTTTTTTTCATGCTGCCTCGATACCACATGCTAAATGAGGTTACACCTCAAATTGGCTACTTTACCTTTTGGCTTTCAATCTTATCAATCATTATAGGCTATTATTTTGTTTTACGCCCTACTAGATTTAAATTAGAACTAAAATAG